The following coding sequences lie in one Bacteroidia bacterium genomic window:
- a CDS encoding P-II family nitrogen regulator has protein sequence MKAIKAIVKPFKVDDILTKLQEVGCSNITVSWAEGTGTFSDDEQINSTSFLLTNFKVAIIEIVCNDSEVEKIVSIISIKGRTGNSGDGIIYVTDVLKAYRVKTGTNI, from the coding sequence ATGAAAGCCATAAAAGCTATAGTAAAACCATTTAAGGTTGATGATATTCTGACTAAATTACAGGAGGTAGGTTGTTCTAATATCACTGTTTCGTGGGCAGAAGGAACAGGAACCTTTTCGGATGACGAGCAAATAAACTCTACCAGTTTCCTACTCACAAATTTTAAAGTTGCAATAATTGAAATTGTTTGTAATGATTCTGAAGTTGAAAAAATTGTCAGTATTATTTCCATCAAAGGACGAACTGGAAATTCAGGTGATGGAATTATATATGTTACCGATGTCCTAAAAGCTTATCGGGTTAAAACAGGTACTAATATTTAG